DNA from Scheffersomyces stipitis CBS 6054 chromosome 1, whole genome shotgun sequence:
CTACATCCTTGGCAGCGTCAGCATAAGCtctgttctttttgttAGAAGTTACGTCACTATGAATTGGTACACCCcattctttcaattgtatTTCCCACATCTTTGGGTCATGCAAACCTGGTCCAATTACTACAGTCTTAGCCTCAGCATCCTGAGCCATTTGAACTAATTTCTCCATATTTTGGCGGTAATCGTTTAGGGGAACTCCTTGGAAGCTGCTCTTAGAGTCGTTTGttccaaagaaaatgataaGCAACTTGATTTTACTTTGACCCCTTTGGGTAGACAAAATCTCTGGTAAGATTTCCACGGCATGTTTGGAATTATACCCTCCGTAGCCCCTATTTTCTATGTcaagtcttctttggtAGTCATCCAGGAGATTGGCCGCAAAAGAAAAGTCGAGACCTTTCCCAAAACTCATTTGGGTGATGGAATCCCCGAAAAGTACAATCTTGTCGTAGTATAAACCCATGTTCAGAGctcttgttgaaaattattATCAATAACTACAATGagacaagaaaaacaagaaagattTACTCAGAATCAATTGACTTACTACTACTTGAGCGAGTTTTGCGAAACCTCTCTCTCATATCTATGTGAGATCTACAATAGCCGGAGTTAGTAATATACGAGGGTGAGCATTAGGTCGGAACAAATTTCGGATTTGGTCTAACCCCAGATTTAGCGAGA
Protein-coding regions in this window:
- a CDS encoding isoamyl acetate esterase produces the protein MGLYYDKIVLFGDSITQMSFGKGLDFSFAANLSDDYQRRLDIENRGYGGYNSKHAVEILPEILSTQRGQSKIKLLIIFFGTNDSKSSFQGVPLNDYRQNMEKLVQMAQDAEAKTVVIGPGLHDPKMWEIQLKEWGVPIHSDVTSNKKNRAYADAAKDVAKKFNVPFIDMWKRFQEYGKWTEDQLQEEYVPLQELLTDGVHFTGKAYEILYNEVVGAIAQHYPELKPENLKEKLAYFDQIDNNDLRRSIFSTE